One window of the Leptospira broomii serovar Hurstbridge str. 5399 genome contains the following:
- a CDS encoding esterase/lipase family protein, which yields MKKTFASLREFYYYIVEIFSFLFSLATCYLPETRETPIEQADILIVPGFFSGPVYYKKLTRNLEKAGYKPKILKVPPIFLSTTNIIRSLDSQLKNLPKKYVFLTHNTGGLLCLLLPDTSRRKVGALITLGTPFRGTSLFRFFGPKDLDWKSPLLEKMFNTFLFMDRFQPLSPWKELFFLPKSSSEFGQGRDLWFDVVGNFNIVRVEENLRSITDYLEKNHPPGSSLEHHSKSDKSRILETEIPEVEKPSKTKKKVRRTEIKKPIGKKKVQPVRKKRK from the coding sequence ATGAAAAAAACCTTCGCAAGCTTACGCGAATTCTATTACTACATCGTTGAAATATTCTCGTTTCTCTTCTCTCTGGCAACTTGCTATCTCCCGGAGACTCGAGAAACTCCGATCGAGCAAGCGGATATTTTAATCGTTCCCGGTTTTTTTTCCGGACCCGTATATTACAAAAAACTTACAAGAAACCTAGAAAAAGCCGGTTACAAACCCAAAATCCTAAAAGTTCCTCCGATTTTTTTAAGCACGACGAATATCATCCGATCCCTCGATTCCCAACTGAAAAACCTACCGAAGAAGTACGTTTTTCTAACCCATAATACGGGAGGTCTTTTATGCCTCCTGTTACCGGATACGTCTAGAAGAAAGGTCGGCGCATTAATTACGCTAGGAACTCCTTTTCGAGGGACTTCGCTCTTTCGCTTTTTTGGACCGAAAGACCTGGACTGGAAATCTCCTTTGTTGGAAAAGATGTTCAACACCTTTCTTTTTATGGATCGTTTCCAACCGCTTTCCCCTTGGAAGGAGCTCTTTTTCCTCCCTAAATCTTCTTCGGAATTCGGACAAGGAAGGGATCTTTGGTTCGACGTCGTCGGGAATTTTAATATCGTGAGAGTAGAGGAAAATCTGCGTAGCATTACCGACTACTTGGAAAAGAATCATCCGCCAGGCAGTTCCTTGGAACACCACTCTAAATCGGATAAAAGTCGGATCCTAGAAACCGAAATCCCCGAAGTCGAGAAGCCGTCGAAAACTAAGAAGAAAGTTCGAAGAACCGAAATAAAAAAACCGATCGGAAAGAAAAAGGTGCAACCTGTTCGGAAGAAACGCAAATAG
- a CDS encoding CsgG/HfaB family protein, whose amino-acid sequence MTFFRDLFLIGAIGILLIDCSSLGTKNKAPDLESAVKTVAGDLKNQFVASAKSQGGKIPGRLGILNIVNGDGSKSQLGGILTDKLTKELFDPNVFILLERDRLNRVVGEQTFQESGLVLSDQVISLGKLSGAEYLLLGQILFEDQDFLLNLRIVSLAGIILATTEVRFDSNDETFSKFRERIQ is encoded by the coding sequence ATGACATTTTTTCGCGATTTATTTCTAATCGGTGCAATCGGGATCCTGCTGATAGACTGCTCCTCTTTAGGAACGAAAAATAAAGCTCCCGATTTGGAAAGCGCAGTAAAAACTGTCGCCGGGGATTTAAAGAATCAATTCGTCGCCTCTGCAAAATCTCAAGGCGGAAAAATACCCGGTAGATTAGGAATTTTGAATATAGTGAACGGGGACGGATCAAAGTCGCAGTTGGGCGGAATTTTGACGGATAAATTGACTAAGGAACTTTTCGATCCGAATGTTTTTATTTTATTGGAAAGGGATCGGCTGAATCGGGTAGTGGGTGAACAGACTTTTCAGGAAAGCGGATTAGTTCTTTCTGATCAGGTAATTTCCCTCGGAAAACTTTCGGGGGCCGAATATCTGCTCTTAGGACAGATACTGTTCGAGGATCAAGATTTTTTATTGAATCTCCGTATAGTTTCACTTGCCGGAATTATTCTTGCGACTACGGAAGTTCGTTTCGATTCCAATGACGAGACATTTTCCAAATTTAGAGAACGTATTCAATAA
- a CDS encoding 7TM diverse intracellular signaling domain-containing protein, with product MGCAWKNLGVLFAITGAAFLFVYPFQEILSKQTTQDLVVAEDMDGISLLRYISIFKDTSGRMTFPDIREASANGLFKTLEQNSIGYTDAAIWIRLAVSNPVSVKTDWILEIDYPLLDYVDLYTSTSGNDPVNMSGDMRGFSSRQMEYRNFAYAFQESPSSRREIYFKVVTKSSVLLPLLAFTQTRFTERVFSEQLALGFYYGSMLVMVVYNLFLLFSIRDRSYLYYVIYILSYILFQFTLNGLSFQYLWRNWTVWANFSLPFSLFLGLFTASLFGRSFLGAAKYTPKTARIYNFLFFLQILGMISTLTLLDYRTSIVSSLVVMFLTLGFLVFNGVQCLLAGRREARYFLLAWSVFILFSFLFGIKSFGLLPDNFFTLYGIQIGSVMEVSLLSLGLADRIKGLSDELSNRVLELDKTRINAEESEAKYRSLFEAEEDFLFSIDQNWTVLAANRSVAKHLGYKPQEIIGKNFMELVYKSGGIQDAYKKLYVLEKLEELSSEGKPVRFLAEFLQKYLREPKELQVQFQVLEYEGQREILGRAYEPDQDLMARFVDGEKLVFSANNYLQNAELLSQRLTANLFRFTDPGTIVAIRNCLREMIINAIEHGNLNISFDEKTRAMEEGNYFRFVQERQKDPYYKGKKIKVEYSLSADRFGVRITDEGKGFNHARTLKNKMEQLNSEGMTHGRGLTLTLSTFDVVKFNSNGNQVTLVKYF from the coding sequence ATGGGCTGCGCTTGGAAAAATCTGGGAGTCCTTTTTGCGATCACAGGTGCAGCGTTTCTTTTTGTTTACCCTTTTCAGGAAATTTTATCTAAGCAAACTACGCAAGACTTAGTAGTCGCCGAAGACATGGACGGAATTTCCTTACTTCGGTATATTAGCATTTTCAAAGATACTTCCGGAAGAATGACCTTTCCCGACATTCGCGAAGCGTCGGCAAACGGTTTGTTCAAAACCTTGGAGCAGAATAGTATCGGATATACCGACGCAGCTATCTGGATTCGGCTCGCGGTTTCGAATCCGGTTTCCGTTAAGACAGATTGGATCTTGGAAATCGATTACCCTTTACTGGACTACGTTGATCTATATACCAGTACGTCGGGAAACGATCCGGTAAATATGTCCGGAGATATGCGAGGCTTTAGTTCGAGGCAGATGGAATACCGTAATTTTGCCTACGCATTTCAAGAATCTCCTTCGAGTCGTCGGGAAATTTATTTCAAAGTCGTTACGAAAAGTTCCGTTCTTCTTCCGTTATTAGCTTTTACGCAGACCCGTTTTACCGAACGCGTTTTTTCCGAACAACTTGCGCTCGGTTTTTACTACGGCTCCATGCTGGTGATGGTCGTTTATAACCTGTTTCTACTCTTTTCCATCCGAGATCGAAGCTATCTGTATTACGTAATTTATATTTTAAGTTATATTCTTTTTCAATTCACTCTGAACGGATTATCGTTTCAATATCTTTGGAGAAATTGGACGGTATGGGCGAACTTTAGTCTTCCGTTCTCTCTTTTTTTGGGATTATTTACGGCTTCTTTATTCGGTCGCTCGTTTTTAGGAGCGGCAAAATATACTCCGAAAACGGCTCGCATCTATAATTTCCTTTTTTTTCTTCAAATACTTGGAATGATCTCCACGTTGACGCTTCTAGACTATCGGACTTCGATCGTCTCCAGCCTTGTGGTTATGTTTTTGACGTTAGGCTTCTTGGTTTTCAACGGAGTGCAATGTCTTTTAGCGGGAAGAAGAGAGGCACGCTATTTTCTATTAGCTTGGTCGGTTTTTATCTTATTTAGTTTCCTCTTCGGAATAAAATCCTTTGGTCTTCTACCCGATAATTTCTTTACGCTTTACGGAATCCAAATCGGTTCCGTGATGGAAGTAAGTTTATTATCTTTAGGACTTGCGGATCGAATTAAGGGTCTTTCCGACGAGTTAAGCAATCGTGTTCTTGAATTGGATAAAACGCGGATTAACGCCGAAGAATCCGAAGCAAAATATCGTAGCTTGTTCGAAGCGGAGGAGGACTTCCTTTTCTCCATCGATCAAAATTGGACTGTCTTAGCCGCAAACCGCTCTGTAGCAAAACATCTAGGGTATAAGCCGCAAGAAATTATCGGCAAAAATTTTATGGAGTTGGTGTACAAATCCGGTGGAATCCAGGACGCATATAAAAAGCTGTACGTCCTGGAAAAATTGGAGGAACTTTCCTCCGAAGGAAAGCCGGTCCGATTTTTGGCGGAGTTTCTACAAAAATACCTTAGAGAGCCTAAGGAACTGCAGGTCCAATTTCAAGTTTTAGAATACGAAGGCCAGCGAGAAATACTAGGGAGAGCCTACGAACCGGACCAAGATCTGATGGCAAGATTTGTGGACGGCGAAAAACTAGTTTTCTCCGCAAATAATTATCTTCAGAACGCAGAGTTATTGAGCCAAAGGTTGACTGCGAATTTATTTCGATTTACCGATCCGGGAACTATCGTTGCGATCAGGAATTGCTTACGAGAAATGATAATAAACGCGATTGAACACGGAAATTTGAATATCAGTTTCGACGAGAAGACGCGAGCTATGGAAGAGGGAAATTATTTTCGATTCGTCCAAGAACGGCAAAAAGATCCTTATTACAAAGGGAAAAAAATCAAGGTGGAATATTCGCTTTCGGCCGATCGTTTCGGAGTAAGAATTACCGACGAAGGCAAAGGTTTTAATCATGCACGGACGTTAAAGAATAAGATGGAACAGTTGAATTCGGAAGGTATGACTCATGGAAGAGGTTTGACTCTGACATTGTCTACGTTCGATGTTGTGAAGTTCAATAGTAACGGAAATCAAGTGACTCTCGTAAAATATTTTTAA
- a CDS encoding TraB/GumN family protein yields MESNSPIQTAESTEPIRTFDLDGSAITILGTAHISQKSIEEVSRIVSEKKPDVICVELCGSRMRSVKDPNHWKKLDIFKVFKERKMWLLLSSLILSSFQKKMGNGSIRPGDEMRRAIEEGERTGARIFPVDREISITLKRAWWKVGFWDRMYLFSALVTSLFVKEEISPEKIEEMKSDDVLKDLFSQLPSRYESVKNVIIDERDAYLAQRIREAAKHGKKIFAVVGAGHLEGIMKNIQRDQSVTHLDILPSKGSWDKIRPFLFPAIILTLVATLVLFGGKEAGQEFIIRWVLVKGTLAAIGAVIALAHPISILLAFVAAPIGNFNPIIKPGWVAALAESWLRKPLVEDFEKIGEDSERFKGYWQNNVIRIFLVFMLPQIGSSIGTFIVTAELFKRLSEIFTRILGQIIGG; encoded by the coding sequence ATGGAATCAAATTCTCCCATACAAACCGCCGAATCCACCGAACCGATTCGAACTTTTGACCTAGACGGATCTGCGATCACGATTTTGGGTACGGCTCATATTAGCCAAAAAAGCATAGAAGAAGTCTCTCGAATCGTTTCCGAAAAAAAACCGGACGTTATTTGTGTGGAACTTTGCGGCTCTCGGATGAGGTCCGTTAAGGATCCGAACCACTGGAAAAAATTGGATATCTTCAAAGTATTCAAAGAAAGAAAAATGTGGCTACTTCTTTCCAGCCTAATTCTTTCTTCATTCCAAAAGAAAATGGGCAACGGAAGCATTCGTCCAGGTGATGAAATGCGCAGAGCCATCGAAGAAGGGGAACGCACCGGAGCCAGAATCTTCCCCGTCGATCGGGAAATCTCCATCACTTTAAAAAGAGCCTGGTGGAAGGTAGGTTTTTGGGATCGGATGTATCTCTTTTCGGCCTTAGTTACTTCCTTATTCGTGAAGGAAGAAATTTCTCCCGAAAAGATAGAGGAAATGAAATCCGACGACGTACTGAAGGATTTATTTTCTCAGTTACCGTCTCGTTACGAATCCGTAAAGAATGTTATTATTGACGAAAGAGATGCCTATCTTGCCCAAAGGATTCGGGAAGCCGCAAAGCACGGAAAGAAAATCTTTGCGGTAGTCGGAGCAGGCCACTTAGAAGGAATCATGAAGAATATCCAGCGGGATCAGTCGGTCACACATTTGGATATCCTTCCGAGCAAAGGCTCTTGGGATAAAATTCGCCCATTCCTATTTCCGGCGATCATTCTGACTTTGGTCGCTACATTAGTATTGTTTGGAGGAAAGGAAGCCGGACAGGAGTTCATTATTCGTTGGGTTCTCGTAAAGGGAACGTTAGCTGCGATCGGTGCCGTCATCGCTTTAGCTCATCCTATTTCGATTCTACTGGCTTTCGTCGCCGCCCCGATCGGAAATTTCAATCCTATTATTAAGCCGGGTTGGGTGGCGGCCCTTGCGGAGTCATGGTTGCGTAAACCTCTCGTCGAAGATTTTGAGAAAATCGGAGAGGATTCGGAACGCTTTAAAGGCTATTGGCAGAACAATGTGATTCGGATCTTCTTGGTTTTTATGCTTCCTCAAATAGGCAGCAGCATAGGAACCTTTATCGTCACTGCAGAATTGTTTAAGAGACTATCGGAAATATTCACTCGAATTCTCGGCCAAATCATCGGTGGATAA
- a CDS encoding chemotaxis protein CheD: MLNKDVKIINVGIADLQGGQSPSVIRTTLGSCIGVVFYSPDKKVGAMAHIMLSKDPTGKDSAKNPYKYADTALPELVKKMAELGCSKGEYHARLFGGASMFKGMNSSFLQNIGELNITVAREFLEKEKITLLVEDVSGHEGRTISLYLDDGRILLKKGGFEKYLYKVR; encoded by the coding sequence ATGCTTAACAAGGACGTAAAAATCATCAACGTTGGAATTGCGGATCTACAAGGAGGACAATCTCCCTCTGTCATTCGTACTACATTAGGCTCTTGTATCGGAGTCGTTTTCTACTCTCCGGACAAAAAGGTCGGAGCCATGGCACATATTATGTTGTCTAAGGATCCGACCGGAAAAGATTCCGCGAAAAATCCCTATAAATACGCCGATACTGCTCTACCTGAATTGGTAAAAAAAATGGCGGAACTCGGTTGCTCCAAGGGCGAGTACCATGCCCGGTTGTTCGGCGGAGCATCCATGTTTAAAGGAATGAATTCCAGTTTTCTGCAAAATATCGGGGAACTGAACATTACCGTAGCTCGTGAATTTCTGGAGAAGGAAAAAATCACCTTACTCGTCGAAGATGTTTCCGGGCACGAAGGTCGAACGATCAGTTTATATTTAGACGACGGACGAATTCTCCTCAAAAAAGGCGGATTTGAGAAGTACCTCTACAAGGTCAGGTAG
- a CDS encoding HDOD domain-containing protein: MKGKIDQLFENEAQLPKISSVVSKVMEMVNRPDVAIADLAKEISKDPGLTAAVIKLSNSAYYRPTKPVKTVQESLMTLGIKTVREMILLTEAKGILKKDLKGYQVDAESNWMHSLTVAELAMRITVQKKLKFDKDVAFTAGLLHNIGKVILSEFFPSIILQLRAELQTYEGPYKDLERKYFGYTHEEAGAKLLAKWNFPEELVEVANFYTEPEKAVKFPELVSVVHIAHCVVILSGMGIDIGGLRTPLSPQALKIAGVTDSDLQMYYTLLPEIARHLAELIAV; encoded by the coding sequence ATGAAGGGAAAAATAGACCAACTCTTCGAAAATGAAGCGCAACTGCCGAAAATCTCTTCGGTAGTAAGCAAAGTAATGGAGATGGTGAATCGTCCAGACGTTGCCATCGCCGACTTAGCAAAAGAAATCTCCAAAGATCCCGGTTTAACGGCTGCGGTGATCAAGCTTTCCAACTCCGCATATTATAGACCGACCAAACCGGTTAAAACGGTGCAGGAATCCTTGATGACATTAGGGATCAAAACGGTCCGCGAAATGATTCTCTTAACCGAAGCTAAAGGGATCTTAAAGAAGGACCTAAAAGGATACCAGGTAGACGCGGAATCAAATTGGATGCATTCTTTAACTGTCGCTGAACTTGCGATGAGAATCACCGTTCAGAAAAAGTTAAAGTTCGATAAAGACGTCGCATTTACCGCAGGGCTACTGCATAATATCGGAAAGGTAATCCTATCCGAATTTTTTCCGTCGATCATCCTACAATTGAGAGCCGAACTGCAAACGTATGAAGGACCGTACAAAGACCTTGAAAGAAAATATTTCGGGTACACGCACGAGGAAGCCGGGGCGAAGCTTTTAGCTAAATGGAATTTTCCCGAAGAATTGGTAGAAGTCGCTAATTTCTATACAGAGCCTGAAAAAGCCGTAAAATTTCCCGAATTAGTTTCGGTTGTTCATATTGCTCATTGTGTCGTAATTTTAAGCGGAATGGGAATTGACATAGGCGGTCTTCGCACGCCACTCTCCCCGCAAGCCCTCAAAATAGCAGGAGTAACGGATAGTGATCTACAGATGTACTACACCCTGCTGCCTGAGATCGCGAGGCATCTTGCGGAGCTTATCGCTGTTTGA
- a CDS encoding shikimate kinase gives MKNLALIGPRGVGKSKISRKLAKLTGRPAISTDMIAVYEAGGISIPEFIKANLGDWKPFRDLEYKILTKLSGSNGLILDCGGGILFDLDASGKEIPSKRKIQLLRKDSIIVSLSRPIEYLVEKIQNDSTRPPLSSVISYKTVLESRLPHYRAHSDFQIAIDERKIEDVCEEILRKSGWL, from the coding sequence TTGAAAAATCTTGCGTTGATCGGCCCTAGAGGGGTCGGAAAGTCAAAAATTTCTAGAAAACTTGCTAAGTTAACAGGCAGACCTGCCATTTCAACGGATATGATTGCCGTTTACGAAGCAGGAGGAATTTCGATTCCGGAGTTCATCAAAGCAAACTTAGGTGATTGGAAACCTTTCCGAGACTTAGAATACAAAATCTTAACAAAACTATCCGGCTCCAACGGTTTAATTTTAGACTGCGGTGGCGGAATACTCTTCGATCTTGATGCAAGCGGAAAGGAGATTCCTAGCAAAAGAAAAATTCAGCTTTTGCGTAAGGACTCTATCATAGTTTCTTTATCCCGTCCAATTGAATATTTAGTAGAAAAAATTCAGAATGATTCGACTCGTCCTCCTCTTAGCTCAGTAATTTCCTATAAAACAGTACTGGAATCACGATTACCGCATTATCGTGCACACTCGGATTTTCAAATTGCTATAGATGAACGCAAAATAGAAGATGTGTGCGAAGAAATCCTACGCAAATCCGGATGGCTCTGA